One Paenibacillus sp. FSL H7-0737 DNA segment encodes these proteins:
- a CDS encoding helix-turn-helix domain-containing protein: MDIGKYENLVPNVFLFVDRRSFPDWEITRSKIDFHDLTFIVEGKSNYFINGEKFTVEAGDMLYAPSGSIREAQTFKEAPMRSFAFNFFWQGEDNHVQLPFETVTKNWRTKEILADIKDFSHVWMDKQPFYKMKARAIFQLIVYRLLSITHHQETPLIDLRIQKVMTYIMDHYSEEVAIKELADLVALNPVYLGKLFKQNTGSTYKEFINKVRVNNAEMILSAGGFNVSEVAAHCGYQDVAYFSNVFKNIKGYPPSSALK, encoded by the coding sequence ATGGACATTGGCAAATATGAGAATCTAGTTCCGAATGTTTTTTTGTTCGTCGACCGCAGATCCTTCCCGGATTGGGAGATAACGAGGAGCAAAATTGATTTCCATGACCTTACCTTCATTGTGGAAGGGAAATCGAACTATTTTATTAATGGGGAGAAATTTACGGTTGAAGCTGGTGATATGCTCTATGCCCCTTCCGGAAGTATTCGGGAAGCGCAGACCTTTAAGGAGGCACCCATGCGTTCTTTTGCGTTTAATTTCTTCTGGCAGGGGGAGGACAATCATGTGCAGCTCCCTTTTGAGACCGTAACCAAAAACTGGAGAACTAAAGAGATCCTAGCGGACATCAAAGATTTCTCGCATGTATGGATGGACAAACAGCCTTTTTATAAAATGAAGGCCAGAGCCATTTTTCAACTGATCGTATATCGCCTGTTAAGCATAACCCACCATCAAGAGACACCTCTGATCGATCTGAGAATCCAAAAAGTAATGACCTATATTATGGATCATTATTCGGAGGAAGTTGCGATCAAGGAACTAGCTGATTTGGTTGCTTTAAATCCTGTATATCTTGGCAAGCTGTTCAAGCAAAACACCGGTTCCACCTATAAGGAATTCATAAATAAAGTACGGGTGAACAATGCCGAGATGATTCTGTCCGCAGGTGGCTTCAATGTGTCCGAAGTAGCAGCGCACTGTGGTTATCAAGATGTCGCCTACTTCAGTAATGTTTTCAAAAATATCAAGGGTTATCCTCCGTCATCTGCCTTGAAATAA